The genomic region ACCCGACctacaaacatgaaaacaaagacTACATGAAACCTTAGATCGATTTTTGTTCTACATGTCTTGTGAGAAGACTTCTGACAAATGGACATGATTAATCCTTCTCCTGATTAACCCTGGACATGATTAATCCTGAACTATGATCTGGTGTAACATATTAAATCCACCTTTTATTTGgaagcaaatcaaatcaaaacactGTAATGGTGTCTCTTTCAAAATTACACGCTGTTGTTGATGCCTGTTGTTCCACTACAGGCTTcaaactgaggaagaggaaaatcatcAATGAACCCACTGGTGGTACCGGGAACTGCCCCCATCTGGTGGAGGCCATACCATGTGAAGAACCCAGCTGCTTTGAGTGGCTGGTGGTGAAACTGGACGAGTGTCTCCCTGATAATGACAAAGAGTGTGGCCCAGGAACACAGATCCCACAAGCACAGTGTGTCAACAGTGATGGTGAGTGAGTCTGAAATTCTGCTTGTTTGGATCCGATAATTTTCAGGTTTTATGAAACGTTCAGACGTAGAGAAATGAAGCTATGACACTATGACAGCTGTATGCATGCATGACAGTCAGTCAAAGCTCAGGCTGGTCTTAAAGATGGCAAATCTAATGACCTCAAACTTCCTTCTTCTGACCTCATTCAGACCcaactgaatgtgtttggtcCTGAGCTCTTCAGAACTCTTCAGCTAAGTTAATGTGTAAAGTGAGAACAGGATCAGCCGTATCAGCatccacctccctccctccctccctctctccctccctccctccctcccttcctctcttgaCATCAACTGCTCAGGTTCTGTATAGCATCCAGAGATACCATTGTGATCCTATCCTCAATTTGTGACCAGCAGAACACTGAAGAACACTGAAACGGGTTCGGGTTTGGGGTTAATGATCCTGCAGACTGCCCAGGTCACGAGGTGATGATGCCGTTAAAAACACGGTGCTCCAGTATGTCAGCAGTGCAGAGGCCAGTGGGTCTCCAGCACCTTCGGCCACCTGGAACTTCCTGTTAACCTGACATGGCTCCACACCAGCCTCCGCCCTCAGTCAGTTGGACCCCCCCTAATGAATGATCTTGCTTCTGTCTTTCCAGGTGAATATGTGGAAAAGCAGTTGTGCCGCGACGCCATTCTGCCCATGCCGGTCATCTGTGAGGTGCCTTGTCCAAAGGACTGCGCCTTGAGTCCCTGGACCACCTGGTCTCactgctcacacacctgctctggAAAGAACACAGAGGGGAAGCAGATGAGAGCTCGTTCGATCCTGGCCTACAATGCAGGAGAAGGTATAAACAGCCATGACAGCACACATAAGACGGACACGGGAAGGTTCGGGCAAACAGACTGCAGCAGGGTTGTCACACTGTGTGTTCCTCTGTAGTGACAGCCAAGGTCGTGGCGTGGGTCACTGTGATGCAGGGTAAGAACGGACCACAGGGACCACACATCCGCCCAGATGAATCTTCCGTATTTATTGAAACTTTCTCTCTGACTTCTGTTCAAGGTCCTTCCCTCTTGTCGTTGGTTCGTCCAATTTTTGGTACATTTGATGTCATTACAGTAGAATGAATTCCTTAGAGTACGTAGAAGTAGTCTGGAGACTCTACCTGTGTCACGTGGATCTTTAGTTGTTTGGATTTCCTGGTTCAGGGGAATCTGATGCTTTTGAACTGCTTCTAGGTCCCCTCCCTGGATCTCCAGGACAGAATGAATGTATGAATGCACAGACGGGATGTGAAAGAGGGCAGAGTATATGGGAGAAGGTCTCAGTGCATCAACTGTCATGACTGAGATGGCTCAGGGTCACCTGTGCCACTAAAGCATCATTCATCAATCAGTGCACGACTCCAATCAATCAGATGGTCAATTTCTGAAGTGAAAATTCAAATGTCCTTCCGGATTTTGGGGCCATGTGGCCTGAGACACAGAGGTCACACAGTGTCAGTGATGGAAACACCTCCATCACCTGACGAGGGTGTGTTGATCCACCTGGTGTCTTGAGGTCACCTCTACCTTTAATCAGCCTCAACAGATCTGCCTTTTATCTTTTTCGTCACGGAGTCTCTTAGATAAATATCGAAATGAGACGCATTAACGTCTAGTGATTATGGGTAAAAAACAGACCACCCCCAAGAATCCTCCTCCcccattttcctcttttctctcttcatgTGTGACGATGACAGTAAGATCTTATTTCGTGTTGCTTTGTCTCAGGTGGAATACAGTGTCCCAACATCAGCGCCCTGCAGGAGGTGAGGAACTGCAACGAGCATCCTTGCACCGTGTACCACTGGCAGACGGGTGCGTGGGGACAGTGCACGGAGGACACGTCCATTTCCACCGGCAACATGTCTGTGGCCCAAAGTCGAGGCAACGACGCCTCCTGCTCAGTGGGGATGCAAACCCGAAAGGTCATCTGTGTCCGAGTCAACGTGGGCCAGGTTCCTCCCAAAAAGTAAGAGTCGACATCGTGGCTCACAGGCTCCAACTCGGGGCCTCAGAGGCAGCTCCCTGACGTTCAGTGAGGTTTGGTGCTTCTAGATGTTTTAGGGACTTTCCAcagtctttgtgctgcttttccTGTCACCGGTTGGCTGATCAGCTACCGGTGCCACATCCTATTTTCCCATGAGCGCCTCCACGGGGAACACGGCTTCcctttttattcatatttaacaCAACAGGGGAGTGATTGCGTGAACACACTGTCTCTGCCGTCTCCTGAGACTATTCCTAAACTTAAAGCTTCACTCACTTTAGCTTTTTTTGAGCTTTTCTTCAGCTTGGATTAATGACACTGGTACTCCTGAGCTCAGGGAACTCCTCTCATCTGTACCTCCATGGTGGATCAGGGATGTGTTGCATGTGCACGGTATTATTTCATTCACAGAAGGAATAAAGACACAGGGCCACCGGTACGGCCTTTAAAAGTGGCAGGTTTGAATTTCTTTTATGAACGTGCATTGAATTAAAATTTTATACAAAAggtaaacaacaaataaaagcaaaaaggaaaaaaaaacactaataaataaattaaattaaaaagtaCGCCAAAGGTTAAAAGAACCATGAAAAAGACTGAAGTGCGACCAGAGGCTTAAAGATTTCATGTGGAGAGTCTACAGTTGGACCCAGTTCAGGCCAATTCGACTTTACATTTAGAAAGATTGTTTCAGTCCAGATTGTTTACAGAACCTGGAGATCCAGGTTCAATAATTCCCGACTGATGCTTTTAAACATGTTCCTGCAGGTGTCCCGAGAGCGTGCGTCCAGACACGGTCAGACCATGTTTACTGCCTTGTAAGAGGGACTGTATCATCACGCCGTACAGCGACTGGACCCCCTGTCCAACATCCTGTGATGCAGGTACAGTCTGGAGGATTGTCAGTCACTTCCTgtaagctagcagctagcagctagcaccCCCCAAACCACACACTCAGAACAGGGCCAGAACTAAATATGGGATTGATTCTCAATCTTTTCTACCTCAcaaaaaaatggattaaaatatGAGACGTCTGCTGAAGAACATTAATAATGTGTCTTTAATAAGAACAGGTCACATGGAGAAGTTTTCCCCTCAGTTTTAGGGAAGTCTGATGAACATCTGTAACCGTCTGTATTTGTCTGTCTGTAGTATCTacagtgtctctctgtctcacctgCATGCCTGGAGTCATTTTTACAGCACCTCTCTGGCCTCTTTGCTCAGACGGTAGCAGAAAAAAGATGCAGTACCGGAAACGCATCATCACCCAGTCACCAGCCAATGGAGGGCAAGACTGTCCCGAGACACTGAGTCAGGAGAGAGAGTGCGACGTTCCATCTGTGTGCCAAGGATACAGGTGATTCCCGTCCAGTCACCTGCATGTTTTCAACATCAGAACATATTCCTCCAAACAGAGTCCTCTCATATTTAAGCGTCatccttctgcagctcctcatctgaagttttttttccagatggaAAACCCACAAATGGAGACGATGCCAGCTGGTTCCGTGGACGGTTCGTCAGGACAGTCCTGGAGCTCAGGAAACCTGCGGACCTGGCATGCAGGTTCGAGGTATGGAAAaacccctctctccctctctcttttgtctTAATAACAGATCGAAAAGTGGACAGTCGTCGCTTCATTAAGTTGAAATGTTCCTGTCCTCTTCAGCCGTTTCATGTCGGAAGCAGGATGGTTCTCAAGCCGACATCGAAGCTTGTCTGAAGTTTGCGAGCGCCATGCCGCCCCTCACGCAGCCCTGCCAGCTGCCCTGTCAGGAAGACTGCCAGCTCAGCAACTGGTCCAAGTTTTCCCCCTGCACAGCGGACTGCATCGGGGTCAGGACTCGCAAGAGGGTGCTGATGGGTGAGTTGGGCTCCTGACCCAAGCCCACCTGGGAGACCGTTTCCATGCTGTAAAGACTCCTCGCGACTCCATGTAATGATGTttcgtgtgtttgtgcaggaaaGAGCAAAAAACGGGACCAGTGCAGGAACCATCAGATGTTTCCACTGAGTGAGACCCAGTACTGCCCCTGTAACAAATACAACGCCCAGCCTGTGGGGAACTGGTCAGATTGTGTCCTACCTGAGGGTGGCCGCATAGAGGGTCAGCTGGGCATGAAGGTCCAGGGTGACATCAAAGAATGTGGCCAAGGTTATCGATATCAGGCCATGGCGTGCTACAACCAGGACAACCAGATTGTTGAGACTTCTCGCTGCAACAGCCATGGTCagtttattttccctctttcaTTGGGCAGAAACCTTCACCCCAGGCCAGGAAGACCCTAGttaaaagttaattcatgcagCTCTAAATGAACCTATATTACCTTTATTATCCTTCAGGATGGTCTGATTATTAAAAAGGTATATGTTGGCCTCTGTTTTATGGGGAATATGAGATGTCTCTGTGTTTAGCCTTTCCAGGCTCATAGCTTGGTCTCATAGACCGAGACCAGAGATGATGACTGTGCTGCCACCCTAAAACGTGTCCTGTGGGATGTCACTGGTTTCAGGCTACATTGAGGAGGCTTGCATCATCGCTTGTCCATCGGATTGTAAGCTGAGTGAGTGGTCCAACTGGTCACGCTGCAGTAAGTCCTGCGGAAGTGGAGTCAAAGTTCGCTCCAAGTGGCTCAGAGAAAAACCCTACAACGGTGGGAGACCTTGTCCCAAACTGGACCATGTCAATCAGGCAAGAAACATTTTCTCTGCTCCATCAGCATAAGTTGACGTGGAAGGATGTAGATCAAACACATGACTGACATTTATTTGTGTCCCTGCTGTCTCTCTGCTGATGGTCCCATCCACAGGCTCAGGTAACGAGGCTTTAAGAATTTGATTGACATTTTCTGAAATCCCCTTGTTTTTAGTGCTGAATCTGTGCGTGATTTGTGTAAGGTGTACGAGGTGGtcccgtgcctcagtgactgcGGTCAGTACGTCTGGGTGGCCGAGCCATGGAGTGTGTGGAAGGTCAGCAACGTGGACCTGAATGATAATTGTGGTGAAGGTGTTCAGACCAGGAAAGTGCGGTAAGTTGACCCAGAACACCAACATGTCCACAGTCTCTCTGCTTTGCTTTGCTGATCATGGACTGTTTCCAGGTGTGTGCTCAACACTGTCGATGGGCCCTCTGAGCAGGTGGAAGACTACTTGTGTGATCCAGAGAAGATGCCTGTGGGGGCCCGCAACAGCCGCCTGCCCTGCCCTGAGGACTGTGTGTTATCAGACTGGGGAGCCTGGAGTCCTTGTCCACTGGTAAGAAGAGCATCAGCTTCTTCTCTGTACTGCTTATCTATTTAGTTTTAGGGTGATACTGAAGTGCTCTGAAACCTCAGCGTACtggattttctcatttttcttttcccactCAGCCATGTAATGTGACCAGCACTCGCAGAAGAAGTGCTTACCCGCTCCGCCAGCCTGGACCAGAGAAGGTCTGCCCCCCCACTGAGGAGACAGAGCCATGCACACTTAACAGCAACTGTTTCCACTACTCCTACAACATCACTGGTAACGAGCTAACCCATTCCCTTGAGCAGAATTCTCACATGACTGACATGTAAGCCTGTACCGAACCATGTCCGTGCAGACTGGAGCACCTGCCAGCTCAGTGACAGAGCTGTGTGTGGAAATGGAATTAAAACACGCATGTTGGACTGCGTCCGGAGTGACGGCAAGTCAGTCGATCTCAACTTCTGCAAAGAGGTGGGTGTGTAAAGTTTCTGTATTTCAGGCCGAGCCGCTTCTTTGGCAGCACTGAGTATCCTCTTGTCTTCCAGTTGGGCCTGGAGAGGAAGTGGCAGATGAACGCTTCCTGTGTTGTGGAATGTCCTGTCAACTGCCAGCTGTCTGACTGGTCGCCATGGTCGGAATGTACCCATACGTGTGGGCtcgcaggtgaggagaggagaggagaggagaggagaggagaggagaggagaggaggggaggggaggggagaggagaggagaggagaggagaggagaggagaggaggggaggggaggggaggggaggggaggggaggggaggggagaggggaggggaggggaggggaggggaggagaggagaggaggggaggggaggggaggggaggggaggggaggggaggagaggagaggagaggagaggagaggaggagaggagaggagaggggaggggaggggaggagaggggaggagaggagaggagaggagaggagaggagaggagatgagagggggaggggaggggaggggaggggaggacactATTCCTGTAAAACATCACCTGCATGGAAACACTAAACAGTCACTCCATTAACCAGAGACTGACAGGAGACTCAGGGAAACTTATTCAGACCAGAGTGGTCGAGATCCTCTCAGTGGGCCAAAGGTCACTGGATGAGATTATATTCAGAATCCTTCATGTCTCCAGGACATGGACCAACATGGCTCTTGATCCAATGAGGGTCAGCCAGTAGTTCCATCTCTGCATCCAGTGGAGGTTTCCTGGAATgatttccctttttgtttttcatctgctCCCCTGCAGgaaagctgtggaggaggagaacagtgaccCAGGCTCCGCAGGGTGACGGGAGGCCTTGTCCGACCCAGGTGGAGCAGTGGAAACCCTGTCTGGTCAAACCCTGCTTCCACTGGAGATACGGCAGCTGGTCTGAGTGCAGGACTGAGGTCAGTCATCAGGACATCAGCAACTGTCCTCAGCTACAgtctgtctttcttttccctctgcttcctttcttcactttctttgTCTTCTCCCCCCCCGAGGTTTCGCATTAGaacaaattacatttttgtgGTTCTTTCTCCATCAGAGCTATAATAAGATCATAGCCCAATCAGACCAGGTGTTGTAGAATGGGCCTCTGAAGCTGTGTGCTAACCTTCTGCTCTGCCTCCGGCTCTAAGGGGGCGAGGTGTGGAGAAGGCCTGCGCTCGAGGAACGTGTCGTGCTTTGTGTCCGATGGATCCaatcagcaggacagcagcatgGTGGATGATGATCTGTGTGGAGAGCTGGAACCCAGCGTGAATGGAGACCCTAACATTGTTCTCCAGGAAATATGTACCGTCCCCTGTCCAggtaggaggacaggaaggcaATCGACATCTGTGATTGTGTGGGGGTTTTCTCCTTAAAGGAGCAGCTCCATTCGAGCCACCTACACAATAACGTAATGTGAACTGAGATCTTGGTCAGAAGTTAGAGAACTCAGCTGAGAACACTGAGTCAGGACCAGGCAGATGATAGAAATTCAGAATGAAGTGGCTTTGTTTAGGATCAGTGAGATCATTTCCTGTTGAAACTGAAGGTTTTCCATCACCATttcctctttgtcctgcaggagagtgCTACCTGACAGAATGGACCATTTGGAGTCGTTGCCAGATAAGCTGTGTGAATGGAAATGACCTGGGCTTTGGTTCGGTCCAGGTGCGATCCCGTGCTG from Takifugu rubripes chromosome 12, fTakRub1.2, whole genome shotgun sequence harbors:
- the LOC115251826 gene encoding thrombospondin type-1 domain-containing protein 7A-like yields the protein MGMTGVWTEPPFLWSIMLLFVSIWDVRAQSSQGAKPLYIWQTGPWGRCMGSECGPGGSQSRAVWCAHSEGWTTLLTNCNQTERPNNQQSCFRVCDWHKDLYDWQLGAWNQCVPISMRSGGLQLPSVCTRGEEGIQTREVSCVQKSGEPAQDAICEYFEPKPRLEQACLIPCPQDCVVSKFSMWTPCSKTCGMGLQNRIRFVLAPPLFGGAACPNLTEFQTCQVKQCEGNESLYSLRVGPWGPCSVPMPRQARQADDQHREVLNPPTETDTLPQDGEKSPKGYEKPTSNGLKQSREGNRQLKEAGTQILESDKEEDRRSKDGNKQQRGGGKPSRPNRKLGRVHQRPDRPSRQADRPKRQKKAKNKEKREKMRVKAQEKLKERSKVKDPETKELIKKKRNRNRQNRPGGKFWDVQVGYQTREVTCVHKNGNVETLSMCSQETAPITFQACVMTKDCVLSEWSEWAACSKDCYDPNGPKGQRTRTRRVSQFPVGGGTACPQLEETELCSPQGDGMSPCIIYSWRSTEWSECRVDMLLSQQDRRRGNQTSLCGGGIQTREVYCVQISSDPVSLRGKEALRPVDSELCLDLPPNTTQLCHISCPIECEVSGWSAWGPCTYENCRDQSTKKGFKLRKRKIINEPTGGTGNCPHLVEAIPCEEPSCFEWLVVKLDECLPDNDKECGPGTQIPQAQCVNSDGEYVEKQLCRDAILPMPVICEVPCPKDCALSPWTTWSHCSHTCSGKNTEGKQMRARSILAYNAGEGGIQCPNISALQEVRNCNEHPCTVYHWQTGAWGQCTEDTSISTGNMSVAQSRGNDASCSVGMQTRKVICVRVNVGQVPPKKCPESVRPDTVRPCLLPCKRDCIITPYSDWTPCPTSCDADGSRKKMQYRKRIITQSPANGGQDCPETLSQERECDVPSVCQGYRWKTHKWRRCQLVPWTVRQDSPGAQETCGPGMQVRAVSCRKQDGSQADIEACLKFASAMPPLTQPCQLPCQEDCQLSNWSKFSPCTADCIGVRTRKRVLMGKSKKRDQCRNHQMFPLSETQYCPCNKYNAQPVGNWSDCVLPEGGRIEGQLGMKVQGDIKECGQGYRYQAMACYNQDNQIVETSRCNSHGYIEEACIIACPSDCKLSEWSNWSRCSKSCGSGVKVRSKWLREKPYNGGRPCPKLDHVNQAKVYEVVPCLSDCGQYVWVAEPWSVWKVSNVDLNDNCGEGVQTRKVRCVLNTVDGPSEQVEDYLCDPEKMPVGARNSRLPCPEDCVLSDWGAWSPCPLPCNVTSTRRRSAYPLRQPGPEKVCPPTEETEPCTLNSNCFHYSYNITDWSTCQLSDRAVCGNGIKTRMLDCVRSDGKSVDLNFCKELGLERKWQMNASCVVECPVNCQLSDWSPWSECTHTCGLAGKLWRRRTVTQAPQGDGRPCPTQVEQWKPCLVKPCFHWRYGSWSECRTEGARCGEGLRSRNVSCFVSDGSNQQDSSMVDDDLCGELEPSVNGDPNIVLQEICTVPCPGECYLTEWTIWSRCQISCVNGNDLGFGSVQVRSRAVVAQDPENLLQCPEQELEARPCTEGECFEYKWKTGPWRGSSRNVWCERTDGLNVTGGCTVSTKPMADRSCDPPCTKPRSLCTEAGVCGCEEGYTEVMTSDGLLDQCTLIPVLEIPTAGDNRADVKTIRAFSPTQPEVSAPGRAGRTWFLQPFGPDGKLKTWVYGVAAGAFVLLVFIVSMTYLACKKPKRPQRRQMNNRLKPLTLAYDGDADM